The window GCGACCGTGTTGCCCGCGGCGTCTATCGGCACGGCGACGTCGTCAAGCGCCCGCGCAATCTCTCTCGCGTCTGCCGGGTAGTCGATGTCTGCGGCGTCGACGTCGGCGGCGAGCGCGGCGATACCGAATTCGATTGAGTCCGGCTCTGATGTATCGTTTTGGGGCGGTCTCGCGGCCATCGAACGTGTATAGGATGTCCCGCATGGAAAAACCCCCGACCTTCGGTGATACTGCCGGTGAGCGCCGAAAAACCGCGACGAACGTTTGGTTCGCGACCCACCGTTGGGGTTAACCCCGCCCGGAGCCACGTTCGAGCCATGACCGAGTACACGACGGTCTCGATACCGAAGGAGTTGGCCGCCCGCGTCGACGACACGCTCGAAGGAACCACGTTCTCCAGCACGAGTGACCTCGTCCGGTTCCTCCTGCGCAGCATCGTCATCCAACACGAGCGCTCCGGCGGCGACCTCTCGGAGTCGGAGTTCCAGGAGATAGCGGAACAGCTGACCGACCTCGGCTATCTGCGGTAGTCAGTCGAGTTCTTCTTGCGGCGGTTCGGCGTCGAGCACGACGAGTTTCAACTTCCGCCCGGCGCGGTCGAAGGCGCCCAGCGTCCGCCGCTCCCACGGGGGAACGGCGAGGAGCACCAC of the Haloferax sp. Atlit-12N genome contains:
- a CDS encoding ribbon-helix-helix domain-containing protein; the protein is MTEYTTVSIPKELAARVDDTLEGTTFSSTSDLVRFLLRSIVIQHERSGGDLSESEFQEIAEQLTDLGYLR